The Lactuca sativa cultivar Salinas chromosome 2, Lsat_Salinas_v11, whole genome shotgun sequence genome includes the window CTATATATACTCGCATTCGTACCCTATAATTCCTTCATCTGATAACATTATTAGTTTGTCGCCGAATATAACTTCAAccaccaacaaaaaaaaaaagaaaatggtTCCGACTAATCCTTACGGCCATGTCAACGAAGACCTTTCCACCGTAGCCATCGACGCCCGCCGCAAGAGACGAAGGCGCTGCCTCATGTCCGTAGCCATCGTCGCCGGTTTTGTAGCTGCACTCATCATCCTCTTCTCTGTAACCGCCGGCAGGTTTCGTACCCCCAAGTTCCGAGTCCGATCTGCAACTTTCCTAACTTTCAACGTCACAAACTCAACAGCAAATCCTTCATTTCAAATAGAGATGAACACAGAATTTGGTATAAAGAACACAAACTTCCGACGGTTCTGGTACCGGAGCACCACCGTCGATTTCTACTATCGGGAACAGAAAGTCGGAGACGGGTTTGTCTGGAACGAGAGAGTAAAAGTCAGAGATACTAGGAAGTTTACTGTTCCGGTGTCGTTGTCGTCGATGAATGTTACCTCCTCGTCGGAGTTACGAAGTGATCTGAACGCTGGTGTTTTGCCGTTGAGGAGCCGATCCAGGTTGACCGGAAaatttaagatattagttgtgtTCCGAAAGTATAAGCACGTTAACATGGATTGTTCCATGGACCTTGTTATTGCAACCAGGGAGCTCAGAAATATATCTTGCCGCTGATATGGGTTGTACTGTATGGAACTAGTGTATTTTACCTTTTTATGATTTCTTTTGTAAtttattgattttgattttgtccATATTATTTGTATTTAGAGCTGAAATTATTTTATAAACATATATGACACTTTTTGTTTCAATTTTACTTTTTGGAAGCATTCAGGTCTCATTTGATGGCTCGAAAAAGCAGGTCTAAAAACATGTTAAGAGATAATTGCAAATTTATTCCATATATTTTTGTTGTCTGttgtttttttgttcttttttggttttgaaattaCAAATTTAGTCCTTTACAGTGGTTTTCCTAAAAGTTTGTCAACATCGAGATTACATATACGATCGTTTCCGgttatataaaaacataattgtaAGATCATACAAAAGCATTTTAAAACATAGAAAAACATTTTCCTCCATTAGATAACTATTCTTTTAACaataaatagtttaaaacataaaaaataaatctTCAATATATTATTTAACAATAAACAATTCAAAAGAGGTTTTCTAGAGTTTATATTCTACAATTATAAGATCATACCAAAAGCATTTTAAAACATAGAAAAACATTTTCCTCCATTAGATAACTATTCTTTTAACaataaatagtttaaaacataaaaaataaatctttaatatattatttaacaATAAACAATTCAAAAGAGGTTTTCTAGAATTCATATTCAATGTACTTAATTAGTACAAAACAAaatattagatttaaaaaaaaaaaataataatagttaCGATCCTACGCTCCTACTTCAATCTTACCCAAAAACGACTCACAATTCCATTAACACACCCATGTGCCCCTCATGAGgataaaattttcttttactcTTAACTACTAAACTTATTAAATAATGTATAATAAAAATCAAGTGGTTCCCACCACCGCACACCAATCCCTTTATCTCACCCCCCACATTACCTTTAGATTTGTTTAATTGGATTACTACTCACGATCCTCTCTTCCGCCGTCTCCCTTGGCTGCCAGCTCTACCCTGTACTAGTAGTCATTCCCACCTCGCATCTCGGCTTCCACATTCCATTCCATGTAACCAGCAAGACCATTTCCAAAATTACACAAATAGAATCCTCAACATTGGGTGATAAATAGACGTGAATGAGTAGGGAGTCATCTGACTTGAAGGAATAAGAAATCGCTAGACGGTTGTAATTGAGAATCTGAGTTTGGTTTTTAGGGGGTTTCATGTAACACCCTTTCCGAGAAGGTTTAATTCTAAccataaaacattttaattcttGCCATTTTGGTTCGTACGACGTGCGTACTCGAGGTGTACGCATGTCGTACTCATGCATGAGAAAAACGGGACTCACACGCGTACACCAGGCGTACTCAGCAGGTACACTACGTGTACGTTGTTCAGaccaaaaccctagttttgagggtttgcaccctatataatccccTTTATTGCCCCCACGACCTCCACCCTCATCAACCTCTACCTAAAAATCGTCCCTCTAGCTAACCCTAGGTGTAAAGAGTGCACCTTGAGCTCACTTGTGTGTTTTGGTGGAGTTctacagaagaagaagaaggtggtagaAGGACATTGGGGCTTGAAAAAAGTTTGGATCTGGGATTATCACCTTGATAGCAACCTtcaggaggtaaaaagctcctggCTTGATCATCTTTTCTTGTAGATCTAGATATTTATTCATTTAGGGAATTTTTGGTCCCAACCTTATGTggttcttgagcatggcatgcttTTAACCAGataagtcgtcctttcagacccaatgaggggtcttgagtcataaaaatgagatcttgatgCTTAGTTCTTCCCCATGCATGCTCTAGAAGGTATTTAGGTGTTAAGAAGTTAAGATTGTTGGTATAAAGAACTTAATaggcatgcaaagtcataaagttggaaactttatgactctcagTGGTATTTTGGCCATGGATCTACAATTGGAATGTAAGAGCTTAACGCATTAAGCTCATAATATGGAAAAGAAGCCTCGGTGCGTACGTTATGTTTAACTCTGTGTACATTGCACGTACGAGGTCAACTGCCCAATCCTAATCAAGACCcgtttacgcccagcgtacaagttGAGTACTCCCTGTGTACTCAGCAGAGTTCAATGGTCCTGTTGTGTTGGCTCTATGTTTATAGttatctgttgcatatgtcgacatgttgtgttgggttgaggcggtcctgctttatgtTGGAGGCCAAGACACCTGAGGACgactggataggctgtaggccatgtaaggcggtccagtcaggtcgGTAACCCGCAGAGCACTCCAAATAGATTGTAAGCCCTATGAtgtggtccagtcatgttgaaggctcgtagagcggtccagataggctgtaggccctacgaaGCGGTCCAGTTAGGTCAACTTCTCATATTTGTATACTTCTTTGCTATGTGgtgtgttggtattttaggggaactcactaagatttggcttacaatttttagATTATCATTTCAAGTACTTCTGAGGACTGTAGGaaagcaaaggtgtgatcgtgcacatcttccGATTTTATGTCACTAggtcttgggaaaactctgattttgaaataatgcttttgaaataatgactctttttgtaaataatgttgGCTAATGgttgattttcaaaattttaaatttctttgatttttggagTATTACATTTCATTTGAGAAATCGATATTGTCTTGGTAAACGTTCCATTCCCCTCAATTTTCCTTCTTAAGAAAATTAACTTTGATACTTGATGTTTAAGGAGACGATGTCATGCAGCCCTTCTCTATCACTCTTTTCTTCCTTCTATATCTAAATCTGAAAATTCTAATAGTTTTTTCAAGTTTGTAGTTGAAGTTATGGTGATGTCAAGAACTAAACCGTCATAATGGACTATGGCATGTGGTGTGGATATAACTTAGGTTATGCATTGATTTAAGTAACTCTAAAAacttacaccaaacaaaattaacCAACACGTCACGAACCGACGTATCAAACACCTATTTTTATGTAATTTGTCTACCATTTCATATTAAGTTGTGTTATtggtatatatattatatgtaacatcccaaaatcacaataaaaattttcattttaattaaagaGAAATCATTTTTTTCAATCAAACCCAAGTCATAAGGAACCAAGATCAAGTACAAATATTCCAAAATCAATGTATCATAGCATTTCTAAAAAATGTCAccgaaggatgtgtacgatcgTACTTTTGCTTTCCCccaatcatctgaagtacctaaaacataacacttaaattgtaagccaaagcttagtgagttccccaaaataccactacaCAAACATATAATACCATGCATATTGGGTCCACAACCACCACGTTGGATTaaccctgagcccacaacatgagtctgaCTTGCCTTTCTGGCCTACAACTCATGTACggattgctcccgagcccacaacataagtatgGCTTCCTTTTCTAGCCCACATCTTATGCTTGGCTTTctcccgggtttgttggcttCCGTATAGAGCAGTATTGCCTCAACCTAACCGCACTATGcaatagataaacatataaccagcaAACAGATAATCATGTAGATCTAACAGATAACTACAGCATAGCAATGTCCTACATATCAGGATACATAACcgaatgggtcggcattggtgccttcgacccataagtacagtgaggtaAATCACCTTACATTCTGAAAAGATAGCGAAAAAGAACGATGTTGTAAATGGCAACTCTAGAGGTCAcctaaaaaacaaacagtaacCTAAAATCAAACTACAACTAAAAATACCCAAAATTaccctaggtcaaacttggtcaaaggtcaaagtcaaaaagttAAGGAATAGTCATGCTGACTGAGTATGCCCTGCATACTCAGTTACAACGATGGGCGTAGTTGCGATCTAAGCAAACATTTGGGCTTCAACCCAGTATGCACAATGTACCATTTGGTACACCCGACGTACTCCGCTTGGACCAACTCTTTATCATTAAGTGCTTATTTCTTAAAGATATTTCATCCAAATTCAGATCTAGACCCAAAACGTCATTCGAAGTCATAAATtctccacctttatgactttccaaagctagaaaaggtccaaaagctaaacCCTAACTTATTATTACATTAggacatcataactcttgcatggaagggataaaaggaccaagatcacatttttatggttcctaacacCTTTAAACGACTAAAAGGACAACTCTTCTGGTTAGAATAATCCATACTCATGAACATcaagcttatgggaccaaaaataAACACAAACTCAAAGCTAACAAAATCTAAGAAAATAACTcatcaagtttcaaactttataccttcaaaggaTGCTTATGAGTGAAACACTTATGGATCAAAGATGCCTTGAGCTTCCAATATGATTTTCATTCCTtctttcttcaagaacaccaaaaatgcaCTCTCAAGCTAAAAAAAGGTTCACACAAAAGATTAGGGTTTGATATGAATGAATTGGGAGATAGTGGTTGCCGAGGGAAAAATTCTTCAGAAGTTAATGATGTCtaaatagggttcaaaccctaaaaattagataTTGTTTCTCAGTCGCGTACACCCTACGTACGCTTGGGTACGTCTTGAATATGTGCAAAAATATGCGACTCCCACTAAGGGGATTTGGGGACCAATTTTGCAATAAATTTTACACCAGATGGTTGAAATGGAAAATACATGAACAATGAATGTTACAATATAATAATGCGTAATATTTCACATCAAATTATAGAAAATATTAGATTAATTCACATTGTTTACTAAACCAAAGTTTCAAAAATCTTTCGAGAAGTATTTCCAAAAACAAGTACGGGTGTACCAATCCATATCCTAACCACAATTCAAGCAACAAGAACTAATAGATTTAACAAAAAGTCTAATTTATGTTCTTGATGATTCTATGTCCACTCTCTTTATGGATTGCTACATGAACCTGTAAACACATGGACATAATATCTACCAGACAACACATCTGGTGAGTTATAATTtaacataacatacataaatgtaacatccataaaattcatgaaaatttaagaactttttcaagcatccaaaaaccattatttattacaaaatgttttcaaaatagttgcatatcagagtatcccagaaatcatgatcataaaatgcgaggaggtgcacgatcaagcctttgccttcccacggtattctgatgtacctgaaacaaaatccaaaattgtaagcccaaagcttagtgagttcccccaaaataccaacaccatacaaaccataaccatatcataacaaatagcatgcatatagagtctataGTATCACTAGACCGCCCTCGTCAGGCCTTTAGTCTGtctggcccactctcagaaccttcagcatgtctggtccaccctaccaggccttcagcctatctggaccgttcttcgggccttcggcctgactagtatgCCCCATTAGGCTTGCAGTCTATCCAGGCCACCCtgtgtatgttggcctacaacacaaagcaggtccgcctcaacTCACCCCCAAGCAtacaatcaacacatagataACAAATGCTAGAATATGTAAACAGTCAaatcgatctaacatatcactaattaTAGCATCATccaatataccaggatactgacctaactggtcactaaacatagcatcatcctatacacTAGGAGAccgacctaacatgtcactaagcatatcatcatgagATAacaaggataacaatccaaaagaagggtcggcattggtgccttcgatcctgttgatatagtgaaaagaactcacctcacaagtagtgttgAATAAAGAAGattaaactccaactctcggctCCAAGCTCAACTGCCTGTAATCACCATATGACTGATTCCATTAgaatcccaaattaccaaaatatcctcaaaagtcaaacttggtcaaagtcaaagtcaacggtcaaggtcaacaatccatgttgacccaactcgtcgagttcatctactga containing:
- the LOC111888844 gene encoding uncharacterized protein LOC111888844, translating into MTSQTRTPDVDFKRRRKARWWSYIIGGVIFQIFIILVLLYIILRVRTIKLRLHSAKLQNLKTSNESSFTMFLHTQVTIKNSNFGHYKFDNSTIVLAYRGTHVGEVGFGNGYVKARSVKKIDMVVAVAVAVGLKTWSDHGGPGKITLAAKAQVTGKVHILKVIRRRKLAEMNCTMDVDIKTQAIDNLHCCLFVSTIIYIYSHSYPIIPSSDNIISLSPNITSTTNKKKKKMVPTNPYGHVNEDLSTVAIDARRKRRRRCLMSVAIVAGFVAALIILFSVTAGRFRTPKFRVRSATFLTFNVTNSTANPSFQIEMNTEFGIKNTNFRRFWYRSTTVDFYYREQKVGDGFVWNERVKVRDTRKFTVPVSLSSMNVTSSSELRSDLNAGVLPLRSRSRLTGKFKILVVFRKYKHVNMDCSMDLVIATRELRNISCR